A stretch of the Sorangium aterium genome encodes the following:
- a CDS encoding RHS repeat-associated core domain-containing protein, which translates to MARTAPFPNAAVIPGMNPGVFILGGGGGGGGGNGRNGNGRGDGQGGDGKNGGNGARGGGKDAGSCGPGSGGGCPNPTHGGGGGTHAGDPVDPITGRVYTVAVVDLALPGVVPLVIKRSYSSALIEEDCGLGFGWTHSLAWQIEERRRGLRVLEPHAAATELSRKLDDGESARLPCGVLTRYPWGYALAAEGLAYLFAEPRGSRWLLSRIVDIHDNAIALAYDGGRLAQVIDSVGRVVRVRRHGDGRIAAFEVKNAFAHGRWETRRRYAFDARGDLVAAEDAAGHAHRFAYDEDHRLVRREEPGGLVAELRYKGGRCSEAWCHREGNDALDDGLPTALSDGSRAKGFLHVKVDHHDGALTEVITSRAIRRVDGNAFGKLDRMVWGAGGGVHMFGYDDAGALCAYQDALGQVFRWERDAEGRVLAEVDPAANRTAYEHDARGLVSAMTDALGGGARYERDARGDVVAVYDDMGFVVGFAYDMRGLLVGATLPNGGETRMEYDALANRIRVIEPDGAERRIRYDFLGRVMGFIDERGHETRFAYDACGRLAAVFGPSGAVTRYDFDVDGNLGRISDADGRTTTLRWGGFHVVTELERPDGSKVRYRYDREQDLVRIVNEAGEEHRIERDAEGRITGERTFDGRAIRYRLDLLGRIVRRQSGSESVDLEYDPLGRLVRRSTADGREDVFEYDPLGRIERAVSGDIECEYTYDRRGRVTAEVTRRGAQVLAAFAWTYDAMGKATSVRGPGGEMSVQRDVRGRPVAVQIGGESAPLRLAYDARGFEVERLLPGGGAIATEVNAEGWMERQRVLGMPTAPRVGPGEPAWVGPLPSRETWRRTYAWSPAGLLRTDEDLGGKVGELLRDANGRVVERRKAGSVAERFRFTAAGEMERAGERRTYAPGGRLTARTAGQETVHYEYSERGDVVRKRVSELDGQGEVRRELAWTYDWSGDGRLMAARTPEGLTISFAYDAFGRRIEKRVARVGQVESVTRYAWRGDVMVHERSERARDGEAPVVEERSYVTLPESVLPLAQRDGAAGAPRYFVHGVNGSPEALFEGDGSVATELDAGLYGDLPAEQARITPLRLPGQYADEETGLHYNGHRYYDPETGEYLSPEPIGIEGSLKAYTYADGRPSDLIDLDGLRPCVTTIMRRDRTVVTGMSGNANALHPAVLAALPPSNARGTGSRVNPEHCAEPAALSAHLSDWEQRNQPRTCRPGDPKWRQNLRAAMNEIEREGGISSHQGDVPRASCPNCSQAIPRLYALAGMMPPTGVIAPGFDNSQGKGPTSPTTIPSAEFNMRANQRPRGDVPGVDNLGTWRLDPQRGWQRRART; encoded by the coding sequence ATGGCGCGAACGGCCCCGTTTCCGAATGCGGCGGTGATCCCCGGCATGAACCCCGGCGTCTTCATCCTTGGCGGCGGCGGGGGCGGCGGAGGGGGCAATGGCCGCAACGGAAATGGCCGCGGCGACGGTCAAGGCGGCGATGGGAAGAACGGCGGCAACGGCGCGCGCGGCGGTGGCAAGGACGCGGGGAGCTGCGGGCCCGGCAGCGGCGGCGGTTGTCCCAACCCCACGCACGGCGGTGGCGGCGGCACGCATGCGGGCGATCCGGTCGATCCGATCACCGGGCGCGTGTACACCGTGGCGGTCGTCGACCTCGCGCTGCCCGGCGTGGTCCCGCTCGTGATCAAGCGCAGCTACAGCTCGGCGCTCATTGAGGAGGATTGCGGCCTCGGCTTCGGCTGGACGCACTCGCTCGCGTGGCAGATCGAGGAGCGGCGCCGCGGCCTGCGGGTGCTGGAGCCGCACGCGGCGGCGACGGAGCTGTCGCGGAAGCTCGATGATGGTGAGTCGGCGCGGCTGCCGTGCGGGGTGCTGACGCGGTATCCCTGGGGCTACGCGCTCGCGGCCGAGGGGCTGGCGTACCTGTTTGCGGAGCCGCGGGGCAGCCGCTGGCTGCTCAGCCGGATCGTCGACATCCACGACAACGCCATCGCGCTCGCCTACGACGGCGGCCGCCTGGCGCAGGTCATCGACAGCGTGGGCCGCGTGGTGCGCGTGCGGCGGCACGGCGACGGGCGCATCGCCGCGTTCGAGGTCAAGAACGCGTTCGCGCACGGTCGATGGGAGACACGGCGGCGGTATGCATTCGACGCGCGCGGCGACCTCGTCGCGGCCGAGGACGCCGCGGGGCACGCGCACCGCTTCGCCTACGACGAGGACCATCGCCTGGTGCGGCGGGAGGAGCCCGGCGGGCTCGTGGCGGAGCTTCGCTACAAGGGCGGGCGCTGCAGCGAGGCGTGGTGCCATCGCGAGGGCAACGACGCGCTCGACGACGGCTTGCCGACGGCCTTGAGCGACGGCTCGCGGGCGAAGGGATTCCTGCACGTCAAGGTCGACCACCACGACGGCGCGCTCACGGAGGTGATCACCTCGCGCGCCATCCGGAGGGTCGACGGCAACGCCTTTGGCAAGCTCGACAGGATGGTCTGGGGGGCCGGCGGCGGCGTACACATGTTCGGCTACGACGACGCCGGCGCGCTGTGCGCGTACCAGGACGCGCTCGGGCAGGTCTTCCGCTGGGAGCGCGACGCCGAGGGGCGGGTTCTGGCCGAGGTCGATCCGGCGGCGAACAGGACCGCGTACGAACACGACGCGCGCGGGCTCGTCTCGGCCATGACCGACGCGCTCGGTGGCGGCGCGCGCTACGAGCGGGACGCGCGCGGCGATGTGGTGGCCGTCTACGACGACATGGGGTTCGTCGTCGGATTCGCCTACGACATGCGTGGCCTGCTGGTCGGCGCGACCCTGCCGAACGGCGGCGAGACGCGCATGGAGTACGACGCGCTCGCGAACCGCATCCGAGTCATCGAACCCGACGGCGCCGAGCGGCGCATCCGCTACGACTTCCTCGGCCGGGTGATGGGGTTCATCGACGAGCGCGGGCACGAGACCCGCTTCGCTTACGACGCCTGCGGCAGGCTCGCGGCCGTGTTCGGGCCGAGCGGTGCGGTGACGCGCTACGACTTCGACGTCGACGGCAACCTGGGCAGGATCAGCGATGCCGACGGGCGCACGACCACGCTGCGCTGGGGCGGCTTCCATGTCGTCACCGAGCTCGAGCGGCCGGACGGGAGCAAGGTGCGGTACCGCTACGATCGCGAGCAGGACCTGGTGCGCATCGTCAACGAGGCCGGCGAGGAGCACCGGATCGAGCGCGACGCCGAGGGGCGCATCACCGGCGAGCGGACCTTCGATGGGCGGGCGATCCGGTACAGGCTCGATCTGCTGGGCAGGATCGTCCGGAGGCAGTCTGGCTCCGAGAGCGTCGATCTCGAGTACGATCCGCTCGGGAGGCTCGTGAGGCGGAGCACAGCCGACGGGCGGGAGGATGTGTTCGAGTACGATCCGCTCGGCCGGATCGAGCGCGCGGTCAGCGGTGACATCGAGTGCGAGTACACCTACGACCGGCGGGGGCGGGTGACGGCCGAGGTGACGCGGCGAGGCGCCCAGGTGCTCGCGGCGTTCGCGTGGACCTACGATGCCATGGGCAAGGCCACCTCCGTCCGCGGACCGGGCGGCGAGATGAGCGTGCAGCGCGACGTCAGGGGGCGACCTGTGGCCGTGCAGATCGGCGGTGAGAGCGCGCCGCTGCGCCTCGCCTACGATGCGCGCGGCTTCGAGGTCGAGCGGCTCTTGCCGGGCGGCGGCGCCATCGCGACCGAGGTCAACGCGGAGGGGTGGATGGAGCGGCAGCGCGTGCTCGGCATGCCGACGGCGCCGCGTGTCGGTCCGGGAGAGCCCGCCTGGGTCGGGCCGCTGCCGTCACGCGAGACGTGGCGCAGGACGTATGCTTGGTCGCCTGCGGGGCTGCTACGCACCGACGAGGACCTCGGCGGCAAGGTAGGAGAGCTGCTTCGCGATGCGAACGGCCGCGTCGTCGAGCGGCGCAAGGCGGGCAGCGTCGCGGAGCGGTTCCGCTTCACCGCTGCGGGAGAGATGGAGCGAGCTGGCGAGCGACGTACGTACGCGCCTGGGGGGCGGTTGACGGCACGCACCGCGGGACAAGAGACCGTGCACTACGAGTACAGTGAGCGCGGCGATGTGGTGCGGAAGCGCGTGAGCGAGCTGGACGGCCAGGGGGAGGTACGGCGTGAGCTCGCATGGACATACGACTGGAGCGGCGACGGACGGCTCATGGCAGCGCGGACCCCGGAGGGATTGACGATCTCGTTCGCTTATGACGCCTTCGGCCGCAGGATCGAGAAGCGCGTGGCGCGGGTAGGGCAGGTCGAGAGCGTGACCCGGTATGCCTGGCGCGGCGATGTCATGGTGCACGAGCGCAGCGAGCGAGCGCGGGATGGGGAGGCGCCCGTGGTGGAAGAGCGGAGCTACGTCACGCTGCCGGAGAGCGTGCTGCCGCTCGCCCAGCGGGACGGTGCCGCGGGGGCGCCCAGGTACTTCGTCCATGGCGTGAACGGTTCTCCGGAGGCGCTGTTCGAAGGCGACGGGAGCGTCGCGACGGAGCTCGATGCGGGGCTCTACGGCGACCTGCCGGCCGAACAGGCCAGGATCACGCCGCTCAGGCTTCCAGGGCAGTACGCCGACGAGGAGACCGGGCTCCACTACAATGGGCACAGGTACTACGACCCGGAGACCGGGGAGTACCTCAGCCCGGAGCCGATCGGGATCGAGGGGAGCCTCAAGGCATATACGTACGCTGATGGACGGCCGAGCGACCTCATCGACCTGGATGGCTTGCGCCCTTGCGTAACGACGATCATGCGACGAGACCGAACCGTCGTGACTGGGATGAGCGGTAACGCGAATGCTCTTCATCCTGCTGTTCTCGCGGCTCTGCCGCCTTCCAATGCTCGGGGTACGGGCTCTAGGGTGAATCCTGAGCACTGCGCTGAACCAGCCGCACTTTCTGCTCACTTGAGCGATTGGGAGCAACGAAACCAGCCGCGAACGTGCAGGCCGGGTGACCCGAAGTGGCGACAAAACCTACGCGCGGCAATGAACGAGATCGAACGCGAAGGGGGCATTTCTTCACATCAAGGCGATGTTCCTCGAGCGTCGTGTCCAAACTGTTCTCAGGCGATACCGCGACTCTACGCACTCGCCGGAATGATGCCACCCACAGGGGTCATCGCGCCGGGATTCGATAATTCGCAAGGCAAAGGACCAACATCACCTACGACCATCCCGTCCGCCGAGTTCAACATGAGAGCCAACCAACGCCCCAGGGGCGACGTCCCTGGGGTTGACAATCTAGGCACGTGGCGCCTCGATCCTCAGCGAGGATGGCAGCGCCGTGCGCGGACATGA